A window of Gossypium hirsutum isolate 1008001.06 chromosome D13, Gossypium_hirsutum_v2.1, whole genome shotgun sequence genomic DNA:
TTTGTGTTCTTCAATATCCATAACCTTTTGGCTTTCCTGCTCATGGGTACTAATATAGTAATATTTGCTCAGTTTTTAGAGCCATAGTATGATGCCTCTGCCAATCAATATGGAGATGGTTTTTTGGCCATCATCAATATGGAGAATTTTGTAGCTATACTTCTACTTTATGTTTGATTATCTTTGTTTagaagagaaataaataaattagagaaagtgaaggaaaaataaaacatcATGACCCGACTGGTGATGCTTTTAGTTGAAGCTAAAGCTTCTGCTTGGAAGGTAGAATGAATAATGAAAAgacagaaaaaaaaatatttttattttattagtgtgATTATGAAAAGGTAAAAGAGAGTTGAAAATAAGGGAGGAAAATGAAAATCTATTACTTAATTTATAaatcttttttatataaaatgcaAATTCCTtagtaatataaatttttttgggGGTCATAAAAGGATAGCTTTATTTAATAGAAACGAGTGTGATACAAATGTGTGTTGATTGAGTCCATGAAATCTGAGAtattaaaatacactacataaaAGTCTTCAGAGAACCTAGCATAAGATAAAAGGCTAGGATTAACATGACTTTAAGGTTTAGCTAAAGCATGGGCGCAACGATTACCCTTGAAGGTATGTTGAAGTTGACTATTTAGGAATCTCCTCAACAAATAACATTGAAAATATGTATTCTATGGGCAAGTAAAAGATCATCCCTTAAAACGCCCAAAGTTCATCCATGATATTCAAAGTGTTGCCCCAATAATGATGACATCCAGCAATCCAGGTACCATTATCATCACGAATAATAACTCCCACACTCGCAGCTCCCAAATTTCCCAACGAGGATGGCTTTATGCGAAATAGCAAAGTACTCCACAGCAAGAGAGATGGCTCTTTATCGAATGTCGTTGGCATTTAAGGGATTATTAAAGATAATTGCATTCCTAGCAATCCAAATGCTACGAAGGAAAAAGGTAAACATGGTTAGCCAAGGGATGTGATGTTGAGGTGGGGATGATTTCAAAGTCAAATTATTTTTAAGCCAATCCGGGAAAAGGAGGGAGGAAAACCCATTCCCTCGTCGAAGAGGGATGGGGAAGAAGACTCCAAAGATGAATGGTGAACGAGCATTCACGGAAGAGACGATCAGTTGTCTCAGGAAAAGAATTACAGAAAGGCATTCAGCAGGGATGTCGAGACCTCGGGCACGGAGGAAATATCGAGTTGGTAGAAAAGAACCAACAATTTGCCAAATGGAGGAGAGTTTAGGTGGAACTTTTAGGTTCCAAATCCACAACCAATTTCCCGAACTTCGAGGAGGATTGATAAGGTTTGAAGCAATGTGATAagttgatttaattgaaaaacaCCATTGGGGGAGGTGTTCCAACACAAAACATCAAGACCATCAGTGAAGAGAGGAAGAGGATACACAAGAATACCATTCTTAATGGTGTTCAGAAGGTCAAAAGAGGTATTGTAAGAACCAGTATAAAAATCTTTAACCAAGAAGTAATCTTCATTAGGGAGGAAAGGTCATAAATAAGGGAACAATCCTTAATAATCCAACGAACACCATTTTCGATAATATGTTGGACACTCTAGAGAGCTTTCCAGGTGACCGAGGTATTGGACTTAGTGTTCGAACTACTAAGATATTTTGCTTGAAGGATTTGAGCCCAAAGGTCAAAGCTGGAATTTACAAGATGCCGACAGAATTTTGAGAGGTGAGCTTTGTTTTGTGCTTTCACTTGGCGGATGCCAAGACCTCCAACCCTTTTAGAATGAGAAATAGTGGCCCAATTGTTAAGGTGAAGTCTAGAGTATGATTTTGTCCTACCCCATAGGAAATTACGGTTCCTATGATCGATGGCAGAACATATGCTTGACAACACCTTACATTGTATGAAATAAGGAGGATAAgcctaggggtgtgcaaaattcgggtaaaatcgaaaaaattcagttaaccgaccgaattctgttaatcggtcggttaaccgaattttttcggtcaggggtcggttaattattttttgatttttcagttaacggttaattcggtttgaaaccggtcgattaaccgaatttttttgttaaccgaaaaaattaataaataaaattataatatataaatatgccCACTATTCATCTAAACCCAATATAAACCCAAGTAtttaacccaacccaattacccaactcaacccaatcataaaattaaattacaaataatttaataaataaaaataaaattttaaaactaagactaaaactaaagtctaaaaataatttaattatgtagtggttcaatttggttaattcggttaattcgggtaattcgggtaattcggttaattcggttaattcggttaattcggttaatttttaaccaaaaataaaaaaacatataattttcggttaattcggttaaccgaccgaattaaccgaaaaaatttcagttcggttaatttttttgaaaaaaaattcggttcggttaacggttaaagattttgaaaggtcggttaattcggttaatgttatttcgggtcggttaaccggttggttaaccgaatgaacacccttAAATAAGCCTAGTAGATTTTAATAAGAACGAGACCTCAGACAGGAGAGAGGAGATTAGCTTTCCATCCCCTAAGTTTGTAGCAGAGTCTCTCAACAATCAAAGCGTAGTCCTCCTTACTAACACGTTTATGGTGAATCGAGTAGCCAAGATAACTAGTTTCACGTATCTCTAAAAAGTTAGTAATCTAGGATTTCTTAGAACCAGGAGTGTTAGGAAAGAAAAACATTATTATAtctaaaatgaaatattaaacatttatttgtatttaGCTGGCTCGAATCCAGCTTGAGAATCTCCATCCAATGTTCGATTTGTTTTTAAAATAGGCTTATCTTTTTTTGTTAAAGCTCATATTTTAAGCTTCATTTTCCAATCCAAATCTTTATAAAATTTGACAGATCTTCGAATTTGaatgaataatataatttttaaatagatttacttctaatttattaattttagtatCTAACTTAAAATGTACaatgaaatataaattattacGTAAACATTTAATATTTCCTTTCAGAAATTGAACAACACTATTACAATTTCTAACACTCCGATttgtaaaagataaaaagattaATGACTTGACAAAAATTGTAAAGAGTAAgagctaaaaaaaattattataccttttaattctcaaaattttcatttcaagatTCAACTATTATTaggattaatataatttttaatcgataaatttgaaaaattgacCCTCTTTAATACTTTTTATTCTTTTCCATGCAAATAGGCCTGTGGTCTTTGAACTTGGAActaggttgttttttttttttgttaattattattaaattaagatacaagcttctttttattatttcatctatctaagaaacattttcaaaattaagctgATATGATTTCTTTGGTCACTTTAGGATTAGGAGATCCCACCACCATCTCACCAACCATTGCTTCCTTCCCCATAACTTTCTTTCCATTTCTGACCTCACCCAGCGCACCACCTCCActcaaatcaaacattattattatattaccaAACCTACCGCAATCCACCAACCATAGCGCTGATGTGTCCTAATCCCATTTGCCCTTTACCACAACCCATTTGCATTGACCAGGTGAAGATATCAGTCACTCTCAAATGGACCAAAACTCTTGAAAATTCAATTCACCAACTCCGCCTCCCTTCTCTCTCTCGTTCCCTCTTATACCAACTTCGCCCCAGAACCCCTTTATCAAAGGaaccaaaaaattttcaaaattaaatcaaataaaaatgagTCTTCCTCTAATACTCACCGTCTCCATCATCGCCTTCTTCTTAACGTACAAGCTTTACCAATGGCTAAGGTTCAAGCTCCCACCAGGTCCACGCCCATGGCCGGTGGTCGGCAACCTTTACGACATAAAGCCTATTAGGTTCCGGTGTTTTGCGGAATGGGCGCAGGTGTACGGCCCCATTATATCTGTTTGGTTTGGTTCCACTCTCAACGTGATCGTGTCGAATTCGGAACTGGCTAGGGAAGTTTTGAAAGAGCATGATCAACAGTTAGCTGATAGGCATCGGAGTAGATCGGCAGCCAAGTTTAGCAGAGATGGACAGGACCTTATATGGGCCGATTATGGACCTCATTATGTTAAGGTAAGGAAAGTATGCACGCTGGAGCTTTTCTCTCCGAAGAGGCTTGAGGCTTTGAGACCTATAAGAGAAGATGAGGTTTCCGCCATGGTTGAATCCATCTTTCTCTACTGCACCAATCCTGgtaatcatatttatttttctcctttctttaacattgcttttttttttaattatttcattgtttttttAAACAAGTTTTATTATAAAGTTGAAAGCAATAAGTAACTAGATAGATATATAAAACGTTATTaatgaaaggattaaattgtaacttttgttaaaattaatattttaatctttaatttataaGAAATACTTTTATCGTCTTTTAGTCTAAGCtaatgtgtgtgtgtgtatatatatatatatagatagatagatagataaagGAATCAGCATCTAGAGTCAACACAGTAGAGACGCGGCTCAATTCTGCtttgaaaaatagtttttttttttggtagatgCTTTGAACAATAGTTAAGCGTATAGATGTTGATGGATCGAATTAAGGTAGAATTTAtggatatttatttaaatttgattttatgagtttctaattttatttaagttttttttctatttataatttgttaatttaaaactatttagaaccatttattttttagttatatatctttttatttaatatttagaatttttgtatttttttactaaacttttaggcataaacttttatttaatatatttttttcgtttGTTATATTTTTGGGACGAAATTCATTTGTTATATTATAGTATAATGTATTTAGTATTCATATGGAATAattaatttacataatatataaaaaaatatataatcaaattagGTTCAGGTAGTGATTATTTAGATTTATTCAAATCCATATTTCAAGTTTGATTCCTAATATAAAGCAGGCTTTAAATTTAGGTGAAAATAcaagttttaattattattattattatttatctatataatattcaaaattatttatagtttttttaagtgattttaaatATGTTGGAACTTACCTCTTCTTACAtactattattaatttgttaaatcttttaactttttattttaaacaacaatctcattataattttttatcaaattttttttatataatatctagAATTATTTATAAACCATTTCAACCCCTAAAAAAAATAATGCACTTTAAGACTCTTAAATTCACAGTACAAATTGTACATTAAAACTTTCACATGTCTTCCTAGACCTATAGGCTTCTAACAAATCTTATTGCGTATATATGGACCACAAGGAATACGCAAGTGAACCACAAATGTACTTGAGTACCATGTTTTCtttaataactattttttaaatctaaattaaCAGAGGAAGATATTTAAGAGATAGAaaactttttttcttaatttttttaaagaaagtaagtttataaattcttaatttattttcgtGACATTGAAAAATCTTTGGGGGTATTCATTTCAAATGAGTTAATTGGTATGAGAGAAAATGTTTAGCTACTCCTTGCTAATTCTGGTTATtctgtgaaaataaaaaaaatcaaaacttaaataaataaatttataattagagATGGGTTTAGgtgatgtttttttttgtaaataaatataataattagagTTGGGTTTAGGTGATGTTTTTGACCTCTTTCTGTTTGACGTTGCAACCACTTTTATTAGGCATGAATACGTTTCTTGACTAGAATGGTTGAACAACTTTTCTTCTCTTGTTTGAAACgttaacaattttttatttttctttttgatattttttagattaatttattttcGAGGTTTGTGATTAACTCTCCTAACAGGATAGTTTCTGAAATTAGAACCTTCCATTTTCTTTTCAACCTAAAGGGAAAAAATAACCCACCCTCAAATTTTATCACCCAAGCTTTTTGGTATTTCACTTGATCTCTTTGAAAATGGTTCTCTTTTGACTGATCAATTCAATCTAAAGACTCTTTAATTCAATGATTAAAATTATTGATGGTGTTCTTTTATTCCTAACATTTACCATAAATCTGAAATAATataggttctttttttttttgtacatgGAACAAAGACTGGTATTAACAAAAACACATAAGGGTTAGACTACCTAGACTAGTATTTCTTTGGTTGAAATAATAGAGGTTCTTGTATAAGCTAATTTTGTGGCATTCCAACAATATCTGAATGTTGATTGGACTTGAATCCAAGCAGAAAGCCTGGGTAAAACTTTGCAAGTAAGGATATACTTAGGAGCAGTGGCATTCAACAACATAACAAGGCTAGCATTTGGGAAGCGTTTTGTGAACTCCGATGGCATAATGGATGAGCAAGGCCATGAATTCAAGGCCATTGTGTCTAACGGGCTTAAGCTAGGTGCATCACTCGCCATGGCTGAACACATTCCATGGCTTCGTTGGATGTTTCCATTGGAGGAGGAGGCTTTCGCCAAGCATGGGGCAAGGAGGGATCGTCTCACCCGAGCTATCATGGAGGAGCACACCCTAGCCCGCCAAAAGAGCGGCAGAGCCAAGCAGCATTTTGTTGATGCCTTGCTTACGTTGCAAGACAAGTATGACCTTAGCGAGGACACTATTATTGGACTTCTTTGGGTAAGCATCTTTATGTTTTGGAGATTGTTATCAAGTTAGGGTCCATAGCCATCAAGCAAAGTCAATTCTTACAAGTAAATGGAATATGCAGGACATGATTACTGCAGGCATGGACACAACAGCAATCTCAGTCGAGTGGGCAATGGCTGAGCTTATTAGGAATCCAAGAGTGCAGAAAAAGGCACAAGAGGAGCTAGATCGTGTGATAGGATTCGAAAGGGTGATGTCTGAAACTGATTTCTCTAATCTGCCTTACCTTCAAAGCGTAGCCAAGGAAGCACTAAGACTGCACCCCCCAACTCCTCTAATGTTACCCCATCGTGCCAATGCAAATGTGAAAATCGGTGGCTACGACATCCCCAAGGGATCAAACGTGCATGTTAACGTATGGGCAGTAGCCCGAGATCCAGCTGTGTGGAAGGACCCTGAAGAGTTCCGGCCAGAACGGTTCCTAGAGGAGGACGTGGATATGAAGGGTCATGATTTCCGATTGCTTCCATTTGGTGCAGGGAGGAGGGTGTGCCCTGGTGCACAGCTCGGGATCAACCTGGTGACATCCATGTTGGGTCACTTGTTGCACCACTTTTGTTGGACAACAGCGGAGGGAGTGAAGGCTGAGGAAATTGACTTGCTTGAAAACCCTGGACTGGTTGCTCATATGCGGACTCCATTGCAAGCTATTGCCACTCCTAGGCTGCCTTCTCATCTCTACAAACGTGTGGCCGCGGATATGTAAGTTTTTTCCCTAAACTTCTAATTCTTATTGCTCTTAGCATTAGATTTTGAATTCTAAACTTTTTTCTTTTGCAAGTTCTGTTGTATTATCAATTATGTCTCATGTGATTTGTGACCGGTCGCGTGAAAGAAGACCAAATAAAAACGCAGTGAGATACATTATACTATATATTATCTTACTATATAAAGTTTTGTTTCTTTgttgtaaaataatttaatggGTTCTCTACACATTTTTCTTCCTAAGCTAACACATTAAATTTACAAAATTCCTATGTCAGACTTGGGATGTTATCAAAATACATCATACAGAAAACTAAAATCATACTCGATCTTGAAGAGTTCTAAAAGCATTCCCCATCAGATATGATGAATAGAAGTTATAGTCTATCTTGGGAAACCATGATCACATGAGGTG
This region includes:
- the LOC107935532 gene encoding cytochrome P450 98A2 — translated: MSLPLILTVSIIAFFLTYKLYQWLRFKLPPGPRPWPVVGNLYDIKPIRFRCFAEWAQVYGPIISVWFGSTLNVIVSNSELAREVLKEHDQQLADRHRSRSAAKFSRDGQDLIWADYGPHYVKVRKVCTLELFSPKRLEALRPIREDEVSAMVESIFLYCTNPESLGKTLQVRIYLGAVAFNNITRLAFGKRFVNSDGIMDEQGHEFKAIVSNGLKLGASLAMAEHIPWLRWMFPLEEEAFAKHGARRDRLTRAIMEEHTLARQKSGRAKQHFVDALLTLQDKYDLSEDTIIGLLWDMITAGMDTTAISVEWAMAELIRNPRVQKKAQEELDRVIGFERVMSETDFSNLPYLQSVAKEALRLHPPTPLMLPHRANANVKIGGYDIPKGSNVHVNVWAVARDPAVWKDPEEFRPERFLEEDVDMKGHDFRLLPFGAGRRVCPGAQLGINLVTSMLGHLLHHFCWTTAEGVKAEEIDLLENPGLVAHMRTPLQAIATPRLPSHLYKRVAADM